A stretch of the Capsicum annuum cultivar UCD-10X-F1 chromosome 8, UCD10Xv1.1, whole genome shotgun sequence genome encodes the following:
- the LOC107846358 gene encoding protein LEAD-SENSITIVE 1, with protein sequence MGLLSNRIDRSSLKPGDHIYSWRAAYIYAHHGIYVGDNSVVHFTRRGQEVGTGTVLDHLLVSSIPTRSTAPCTVCTPPSDGHGVVSSCLDCFLAGGILYRFEYAVTPAIFLAKARGGTCTLAVSDPDDIVVHRANYLLTNGFGLYNVFKNNCEDFAIYCKTGLLVVDQSTMGQSGQAVSIIGGPLAAVMSTPLRLVTTNVYGMVATAVGVYCASRYAADIGMRRDVMKVSVEDLTRRLTTGLLQVVEPSLAALTPTVS encoded by the exons atgggGCTGCTTTCTAATAG AATTGATAGGAGCAGCCTCAAACCTGGAGATCATATTTATTCTTGGCGTGCTGCTTATATTTATGCTCATCATg GTATCTATGTTGGGGATAATAGTGTCGTTCACTTCACAAGACGTGGTCAAGAAGTAGGAACTGGGACTGTTTTGGATCATCTCTTGGTAAGCTCAATTCCAACTCGATCTACTGCTCCTTGTACCGTTTGCACCCCACCATCAGATGGTCACGGAGTAGTCTCATCCTGTTTGGACTGCTTTCTTGCTGGAGGCATCCTGTATCGCTTTGAATATGCTGTGACTCCCGCTATCTTCCTCGCAAAAGCACGTGGAGGAACGTGTACTCTTGCAGTCTCGGATCCAGATGACATCGTGGTCCATCGAGCGAACTACCTCCTTACTAACGGCTTTGGATTGTACAATGTGTTCAAGAACAACTGTGAGGACTTCGCAATTTACTGTAAGACAGGACTGCTCGTCGTAGATCAGAGTACAATGGGACAAAGTGGACAAGCAGTGTCTATAATTGGCGGACCACTTGCAGCTGTCATGTCAACACCACTACGTCTTGTCACTACCAATGTGTACGGGATGGTAGCAACAGCTGTCGGGGTCTATTGTGCAAGTCGCTACGCAGCAGATATTGGCATGCGGAGGGATGTGATGAAGGTGTCTGTTGAAGATCTAACAAGAAGGCTAACGACTGGCTTGTTGCAGGTTGTTGAACCGAGCCTCGCTGCTTTGACACCTACCGTTAGCTAG